One stretch of Cyanobium sp. Tous-M-B4 DNA includes these proteins:
- the gmk gene encoding guanylate kinase — protein MSALPGRLTLITGPSGVGKGTLVQRLLLLHPEIWLSISATTRAPRAGELDGQHYFFLTRDAFEGQVAEGGFLEWAEFAGNLYGTPRQPVQAQLAAGRPVLLEIELEGARQVRQSFAEAFQIFVEPPSFEELERRIRGRGTDSEEAIGRRLERAKVELAAAPEFDAVLVNGELEQALAELEQLLS, from the coding sequence ATGAGCGCCTTGCCCGGCCGTCTCACCTTGATCACCGGACCTAGTGGAGTCGGCAAGGGCACCTTGGTGCAGCGACTGCTGCTACTTCATCCAGAGATCTGGCTATCAATCTCAGCCACCACCCGCGCCCCCCGCGCCGGTGAGCTGGATGGCCAGCACTACTTCTTTCTGACTCGCGACGCCTTTGAAGGCCAGGTGGCTGAGGGCGGGTTTCTGGAGTGGGCCGAATTTGCCGGCAACCTCTACGGCACCCCCCGCCAACCGGTGCAGGCCCAGCTAGCTGCAGGAAGGCCCGTTCTGCTTGAGATCGAGCTGGAGGGGGCACGCCAGGTGCGCCAAAGCTTTGCCGAGGCTTTCCAGATTTTTGTCGAACCCCCCAGTTTTGAGGAGCTTGAGCGGCGTATCCGCGGCCGCGGCACCGACAGCGAGGAGGCGATTGGCCGGCGGCTGGAGCGGGCCAAGGTGGAGCTGGCTGCGGCGCCAGAATTTGACGCGGTGCTTGTCAACGGCGAACTTGAACAGGCGTTAGCTGAGCTTGAGCAGCTGCTGAGCTAG
- a CDS encoding Photosystem I reaction center subunit IX, which produces MKKFLTTAPVFAAIWFGVTALIMIEFNHFFPDLLFLPL; this is translated from the coding sequence ATGAAAAAGTTCCTCACCACCGCTCCGGTATTTGCTGCCATTTGGTTCGGCGTTACCGCCTTAATAATGATCGAGTTCAACCATTTCTTCCCCGACTTGCTGTTCCTTCCCCTCTGA